ATTATTTATTCTGCGGTGTTTGTGGCATTGATCACGGTCGGCGGCTGGATATCTATCCCGTTTATCGTTCCGTTCACTCTTCAGACACTTTTTGTTTTGCTTGCGGCATCAGTGATGAAAAAATACGCGGTGATCCCGGCAGCTTTGTATGTGTTGTTTGGAACGCTTGGTCTCCCGCTTTTTCACAACGGCACTGCCGGGATCGGGATTCTGTTTGGTCCGACCGGCGGGTTTTTGATCGGTTTCATTCTGATGGCGTTCATTGCAGGCATGTTCTTTTCGAAAAAAACCCTGTCTGCCGATATAACCGGGCTTGTTCTCGCAACTCTTCTCAGTTATATCTTTGGCGCCGGATGGTTCATGATCTCGTCGGGAGCTACGCTTCCGGCTGCATTGATCACCTGTGTGGTCCCGTTTATTGCCGGCGATGTCATAAAAATCACAGCGGCGGAACTGGTGACGCTCCGTCTTCGAAAAAGTGAGGGATCTGCTCTTGATCCAGATCGATGATCTCCGTCACGGCGTTTTGGATATCCCTTCTCTTGTGATCCTGCCTGGACTAACGGTGGTCTCCGGAAAAAACGGGGCCGGGAAGACCACGCTCCTGAAGATCTGTTCGGGACTTATTTTGCCGACAATGGGCTCGGTGAGTATTGACGGTCTTTCTCCTCGTTTGCAGAATGTCGACTACGTGAGCGAGTTTCCCGACCGTCATCTGCTGTTTCCGATCGTCTATGACGAGATCTCCTCCCCCCTTCGGTTTGCCGGAATCCCGCAGGCGGAGATCGAGGAAAAAGTTTTGAAAACAGCAGAGGGGGCGGGTATAACACATCTTCTCAAGAGAGAATGCAGGACACTCTCCGGCGGAGAGAAGATGCTCGTTGGGATAACGGCGGCGATCATTCATGATCCGGTCCTTCTTGTTCTTGATGAGCCGGATTCCCATCTGGATCCGGAAACCGTTGAAGATCTTCTCTCGTTTATTTCTTCGAGGAATATTTCGTATGTGATGTGGAGTTCGCATTCC
This Methanocorpusculum sp. DNA region includes the following protein-coding sequences:
- a CDS encoding biotin transporter BioY; translation: MYGNEKRSSLIIYSAVFVALITVGGWISIPFIVPFTLQTLFVLLAASVMKKYAVIPAALYVLFGTLGLPLFHNGTAGIGILFGPTGGFLIGFILMAFIAGMFFSKKTLSADITGLVLATLLSYIFGAGWFMISSGATLPAALITCVVPFIAGDVIKITAAELVTLRLRKSEGSALDPDR
- a CDS encoding ABC transporter ATP-binding protein, whose translation is MIQIDDLRHGVLDIPSLVILPGLTVVSGKNGAGKTTLLKICSGLILPTMGSVSIDGLSPRLQNVDYVSEFPDRHLLFPIVYDEISSPLRFAGIPQAEIEEKVLKTAEGAGITHLLKRECRTLSGGEKMLVGITAAIIHDPVLLVLDEPDSHLDPETVEDLLSFISSRNISYVMWSSHSTALRRKADFEVRL